The following proteins are co-located in the Heteronotia binoei isolate CCM8104 ecotype False Entrance Well chromosome 21, APGP_CSIRO_Hbin_v1, whole genome shotgun sequence genome:
- the LOC132590167 gene encoding uncharacterized protein LOC132590167: protein MAAIHLPEFDLARPDLWKTWVKQLNCYALFHNIKDEETQKYLLLSACGLDTLALAKALIAPTTLQDATYEGVVRALTDHLVPRQTRMQRRLEFYSRHQKPSESVAAYVVALRGLARKCEFPNLDESLLDQFVVGIREDKLRWKLIVQDDLTLMKALQEAAAHLDTSSESEASDGEEAHQIQHPPRRKTRPATTARLPNSQAQVACASCGEMHECRSCRFRNATCWSCGKTGHIACVCRTKGSRRRQATHQEFM from the coding sequence ATGGCTGCAATTCATCTACCAGAATTTGACCTCGCTCGCCCAGACTTGTGGAAAACCTGGGTGAAGCAGCTGAACTGTTATGCGCTCTTCCACAATATCAAGGATGAGGAGACTCAGAAATACCTCCTGCTCAGTGCCTGTGGCCTCGATACCCTGGCATTAGCGAAGGCCCTCATCGCACCCACCACGCTGCAAGATGCCACTTACGAGGGGGTGGTCCGGGCGCTCACCGACCATCTGGTGCCCCGGCAGACTCGCATGCAGCGCCGCCTCGAGTTCTACTCCCGGCACCAGAAACCCTCTGAATCAGTCGCGGCGTATGTTGTCGCACTGCGGGGACTAGCGCGCAAATGCGAGTTCCCAAACCTAGATGAATCTCTCCTTGACCAATTTGTGGTGGGCATTCGCGAGGATAAACTGCGCTGGAAGCTCATAGTCCAGGATGACCTGACCCTGATGAAGGCGCTCCAGGAGGCTGCCGCACATCTGGACACTTCATCTGAATCTGAGGCATCTGACGGCGAGGAGGCCCATCAAATTCAACACCCCCCTCGCCGCAAGACCCGACCAGCAACCACCGCTCGTTTGCCCAACAGCCAGGCTCAGGTGGCCTGCGCAAGCTGCGGAGAAATGCACGAGTGTCGTTCCTGCCGTTTCCGGAATGCCACGTGTTGGAGTTGTGGCAAGACAGGCCACATTGCCTGCGTCTGCAGAACTAAGGGATCCCGGAGACGCCAAGCCACCCACCAGGAGTTCATGTAG